In the Phyllopteryx taeniolatus isolate TA_2022b chromosome 1, UOR_Ptae_1.2, whole genome shotgun sequence genome, CTGCCGCTTCGATGTCACTTCCAGTCTGCTGCTGATAAAGATTTCACCTCACATGGTGCCCCCTTTATGTTTATgaattattctgtttaattcttatttcacaaaagcaatattaatcagagCACCGTGTTTTGACTTGTgctggcacatacaatgtaCATGGATTTGAGGTTTTGTTCCTCTTTAAGAAATGAAGCAGTTGTGGCATCGACCTTACTGCTGAAGTGGGTGAGGTGAATGTGGAGCAGCCAGCATTTATTGTGAGGATGTTggttttccctcttttttagAGAAATGACAACTCATGCACTCTTGCTGCCTTCTGTGTCTAAAAATACGCCCCACTGCAATGTCTGACCCCTCATCTTTGTGGGAACAGGAAAAGAGAGTgactataataaaaaaaaaaaaaaagaaaagagagctGGCAGATCTTGCTACAGTTGCACACATCAGCCGTTGAGAATTTCCAGTGCCCTgactaaaaagtttttttttttttcctttcattgaACGTCGGGCCACAGCATCtcagagacacacacagaggAAGTAAGCTGGTGCTTCAGAGGAAGTGAAAAGAAATGCCAACTTTGATTAAATGACTGCCACACACGTCTATGCACACAATAGATGCACATCAGCGCAAATCACAATAGCACAAGTAAAAATCTCCACAGATAGACCGTCATGGACAACATGTCGCTGTTTCTTCTTCACTGTGAGATTGGCCCTTCATCCATTGACCCACTGTGATGCTGTGCACTTTCATTTCTCTTCCCCTTATCTGTTGTTCTCCATCTTTCTGTGTCCCCTCTGTTTTCGTTGTTTTGTTTCGTCGAAAATTACCCATAGAGGAAACTTCGCTGGGATATGTGAGCACATTTGCTATGATTTCTCTTTTCTTTGCATCTGGCTAATGCGTATCTCAGTGACATTGTTGGCACTGTAGCTGTTTGGAGCGTCATGTTAGTCACCACAACTGCATCACTACTTGTAACAGTGTGTGCTCAGTTTGCAGCCCAAGGGTTAACCCCTCGGCTAACAACTACTATTTCCAAACCAGTATATTATGTGTGGAATCTTGGAGAATTATTACAATTAACTGAGACCAAAAGATGTAAAACAAAGAGGATCCAGcttgtttcatccatccattcatgttTGAAGTATTAGCTTAAATTAATTCTATTATCATGGTCTCTTTTCTGTTGTAATTTTCTCCCAAATGAGGCTAACAAAGACACTGTGTGCTTTGCTATTTTGTCTTTCTGCTTTTGCAAATTGATCCTAAAGCTGTTTCGCACttccaatttttttcaaaattgttttatgCCTCTTTGCAGTCACAGTACTTACaagtttgtgtatgtttttgatGGAATGTGTGCAACTATGAACTTGCACATTGTCTGTTTTATTCATACAAAAGTGGATGGTGCTGATGGCCACCATTCTCTCTTTCTGCTCCTCTCAACCTGCACCACTatttgttgccatggtgacaggGCAGCCCTGGCCTCCGCACACCAAGCCCAACCCCTCCCCCAGACTCTCAGCGTTCTAGAGAGTACACCCCAGGTCAAAGGCATGCACACCATCATCAGGTAAGCAAGGACAGCTTTTCACCCCAGTAAAATGCCAGCGCGTACGTAATGGATATCTTTCTTTTCCATGTCACCTCATTTAGGAACAAAGAAACCAGCCGGGATGAGTTCATCTTTTACTCCAAGAGGTTGATGCGTCTGTTGATTGAACGAGCTCTCTCCTTCTTGCCATCACAGGTGCTTAAGACCAAGATAGAgttgatttcattcattttgaatcaATTCATTCATCATCAATACTTCACGCTGAGCCCTGTGTGAGGTTAATGGATAGATGGTGTGtcaggaaatatttttttccttaaaatttaaaaacagtattaAAGGATCCATGTGATTTGCTTGAGCGTGACAATAATGGAAAATtcagatacagtggaaccttatttttttgtttttttgatttattttttttccaatcatttTCTGCAATCTAACCCCACACAAAGCAGCCCATGTACATGCACAATCAACTGTTGAGTGTGTTCTTTACTCTGAGTCACTTGTGTGTTCATCATAAACATTTCTAAGGttttttgtgcttattttttgAGTGTGACTGTTCAATAAGCCACCTTGGAAATGAAGACATTACTTCAAAAGAAAAACtagattacagtttgcaaatgcacacaagGACAAAGACCTTAAGACCTGAGCATCGTTACGTTTGGCGGAAAAAGGGGGgagcttgcaagcctgagaacaccatcccaactgtgaaatacgGAGTTGgcaacaaatgaaaatgacaaatatatttttgagagatgctagtctgcttcctgactacTTTCGGGTTGCCCTTGAGCATTCATTTCATGTTTATATTCTCACAGCTCCACATAGTCCAGACACCCCAGGGAGAGGACTATGAAGGGAGGGCTTTTCACGGGAAGAGGGTAAAAATTTTCTgaagccttttttgttttagaaatttagaaagcatttttttcctagCAACACTTCACTTtgtattcttcttttctttctacGCAGATAACTGGCGTGTCCATCTTGAGGGCAGGGGAGACCATGGAGCCAGCTCTAAGAGCCGTTTGCAAAGACGTCCGCATCGGCAAAATCCTCATTCAGACCAACCAGGACACAGGAGAACCAGAGGTCCAGGTTTAAAACGATAGGATACTGGAGAAAGCCATCAAAACACTACAATATTATGGCatcaatttatattttgtttcttaCACAGCTTCATTACTTGCGTCTCCCCAAAGACATAAGTGAAGATCACGTCATTCTAATGGACTGCACCGTGTCCACCGGCGCTGCAGCCATGATGGCCGTTCGAGTGCTACTGGTGTGTACTATTTCTAGCAGcatgaagtgaaattgaattAGCACAAGTCAAGTCAATTTTATTGACCAGTACACAACATTATCAAGACATTTTATATCAGGAACAGGTCCAGGACCATGCTCCTCACAAGTTCATCAAGAATCTTTATTTTTAAGCGCcatgttgtaaaatgagatAGAAATGCTATAGTGTTTTGGGATTATAGGTTGgctgtggtgttttccattgtACACTGTATGCTTGATGGAGgctgtggttgtttcaaataaatgtgtcattctctttgttttaaagttaGTTTTCCAAGTAAACGCCAACTGATAATGTaccgcttgaagcctctttttaaaaGAATGTTTAATTATAccagccaaagtgctgcttgttgtcaagtgagtggAACCACCTGCTGCCATACAGCACTCGTTTCTAAAGTTTGAGCTCGCGAGACAAACCGCTACCTCGGCCGATCGGTGGCTGGTACCTCAAAAAATTCGTATGTCTGGTCACTCgcatctcgaggcaccactgtatctcTTTAGCTTAATAActgcataattgcccaagtcgtTGTCAGAAAaccagaaaaaacacaacaaattcaatgaacaaaaagagtCCAATTGCCGCGATTCAGCCTTTGTGTAGTACCATAACTGGATGATGGGCAGTCTACACAGATgtaaacggaaaaaaaaagtgtaagcaCATTAataacagtaagttaaaaaataacttaTTCCTGTGATTCTAAAAGTATGGCTCccactagtggtatgtgaaagaatcactgaatgatCAAGtgaatccagtacagtacatttaagtacagttcaattgtaATTAACTTTAAGTACCGGTACAATACATTGTGTTTAATCTTTcagaattgtttgttttcaccGTACGTTTCTGTTTCAGGACCATGATGTACAAGAGGACAAGATCTTCCTGGTTTCTCTGCTAATGGCTGAAATGGGAGTGCACTCGGTGGCCTACGCCTTCCCACAGGTCAAGATCATCACCACAGCAGTGGACAAGAAGGTCAACGATCTGTTCCACATCATACCTGGCATCGGTGAGCAGCTCACAAAGGATCATGGATGTGAACTGTAATACAGTTTCCCCACATTTAATCACGGTTCATCGATCACACCCTTAGTATATGCcgtgtttttattatttcgctctttttttgggggggggggggggaccatgTACTTTTTAGTTTATGGAATGCCAGGAGAACAGTAAAATACGTTAACCCATCAGCGCAGCAGCTGCTGTCGTCATCACCTCGCGTCCAGACACTCACGTGCGACTCGCCGACGTCCCCCACCTCTAAAAGGCAATTGCATGTAcacagaggattttttttttcaaagtgagCTGTTTTTATATGCATTTTACCAGTACAGTGGCTTTCCGCATAGTCGCGCTTCCCCACCTGCAAAGTCGCCTATTTgtagatttttggggggcacgTATCCTCCCTCTGGAGTAtagttttcctcccactgtataaTCACTGTgtgcacatcagaatcagaatcatctttatttgccaagtatgtccaaaaacacacaaggaatttgtctccggtagttggagccgctctagtacgacaacagacagtcaattgacagagaacactttggagacagaaagacattgacaaaaaaacagtcactgagcagtaaagggttgctagttatctggtaatgccggtaaattattattataattatttttttttacaattgtgcaaaaaatgcagagggtaCATACTGTACGTATAACAACAGTTTGTTCTCATGTGAATGGACTTGACTCGCTTTCTTTTTTAGGAAACTTTGGAGATAGATACTTTGGAACTGATGCACCCCCTGACTGGAGCGACGACGAAATGGATGAGCCCAGTTACTGATTCACCCTGAATCACTTGTCATGTACTAGCTCACCTCACAAAGGACAACGTGATGCCTCTGTGGGGCCCGGAGCAAAACAGTGATAATGTGCAGTCACCCCGTTGAAGCGTTTAAATTATTATGTTCTTCATGAAGTTGTTATATGAAGGTAAAGATATTTTTGTACATATGTTCATGGGTTCTGATGTTTTGCTTGGTCTCTGTGGGAACATTTGCAATGAGAAATGTCGCATTAAATTCCTCATACTGTGGACGACACACTGAATATGAATTTGTGTATGacttgggggggaggggggagtatTGCTTTCATCAGTCACGAGCAGTTAAATCAGTACACAAACTCAACTTTCAAGTGCACTTTCAGAACGACCATTCAATCGGAAAATGTGTaggtgtattttttcttttgttttgttttttttgtttttttcctttctctcTGAGGTGTGAAAGACTGTGTTTTGCACACAGCTGAAAGGTTGCAGTGTGCAAAAACATACGCTCAGACTACTGCATGAGACTGCGGACTGTAAACTTGACCAGCCAGCAGACAGGTCCTACACTTTTTTAGCTTGACTTCTTGCTGCGAGACCACAATGCTCACTAAACACATTTCAGCCCCATGCAGCCGTTGTTTCTGGCCTTGAATGTCTGTACACTTatcaatattgaaaaaataGGGTCAGTTGTTTGAAgcttttaattaaacaaaaacatctatTGCATACAGACATAATGTTACTCTAAAAAAGTTGTCTTTGAATTAGCACAAAAGGGACTTTATTGCGCTTCTCCATGAGGTCACAGGCCACTGTAAAGGTTTTGTGTGAGCACGTCATTTTGTTCTCATTCATGCTTTTCTTTGCACTGTTTTGTTTACAActactgcttttttttaaagtaattatttcagtgtaaagaaatgatactgggtgattttagctgtTTTGAATatcccaaaggttattgtttcaataatttataggcctccaagatacaacagaaaatttatggaggtcTTTTCataactgctgtcagttatttgtactgactccTACTGTTTTGTCATAACGgtagactttaacattcatgttgataATAACATGGACAAAAACattctaaagaactctctgctatactcgatacatttgacctctctcaacatattaagagtccaacccaatACTCTCACTCTGTTTGCtatggttgacaagctcacaaccccccgaatcagatagctccagaactcctaaaaacagataaatgcaatgaaatttgcttattattttagtgaaaaaatacaatccatcaggttaaatattagcacaaatcagcaaaatgataaaatgatgctACATCTGAAGcatctattaccatgtcagaatttgatacagttgaccaaataactgtag is a window encoding:
- the uckl1b gene encoding uridine-cytidine kinase-like 1 isoform X9 yields the protein MAGLCGGSASGKTTVTRKIIEALDVPWVVLLSMDSFYKVLSSEQQTRAASNDYNFDHPDAFDFDLLTHTLRKLKQGKSVKIPVYDFTTHGRQKDWKTVYGASVIIFEGIMAFTDKELLQLLDMKIFVDTDSDIRLVRRLRRDITERGRDIEGVIKQYNKFVKPAFEQYIEPTMRLADIVVPRGGGNMVAIDLIVQHVHSQLEERKLRWDMAALASAHQAQPLPQTLSVLESTPQVKGMHTIIRNKETSRDEFIFYSKRLMRLLIERALSFLPSQLHIVQTPQGEDYEGRAFHGKRITGVSILRAGETMEPALRAVCKDVRIGKILIQTNQDTGEPEVQLHYLRLPKDISEDHVILMDCTVSTGAAAMMAVRVLLDHDVQEDKIFLVSLLMAEMGVHSVAYAFPQVKIITTAVDKKVNDLFHIIPGIGNFGDRYFGTDAPPDWSDDEMDEPSY